The window TCGCAGGATGCGCTCTATGCAAATCCGAAGGTGACGGTCATGCTCGAAACGGAGATCACGCATCTAAACGGCGAGGATCGGCTCACGTCCGTTGACCTCATGCACAAGGACACGGGCAAGACGGAGACGCTGCCTGTGGACAGCATCTTCGTCAACATCGGTGTTCTCCCGAACACCGACCTCTTTGTAGGGCAGCTGAAGCTCACGGAGACGGGCTACATCGCAGCGGACGAGAACTGCCGCACGGAGATTCCGGGGGTCTTTGTCGCGGGCGATATCCGCGTGAAGGAGATTCATCAGCTCACAACCGCCGCCGCCGACGGCACAACCGCCGCGCTCCATGCGGAGAAGTATCTTGCAGGTTTGAAGAAGTGATATAGAGGAGGACATTCCCATGATTCAGGTTTTTTCGTTCGACGCGTGCCCGTGGTGCACGAAGGCAAAGAAGTATCTCGACAAGAAGGGTGTCACCTACACGGTGCGCGACATCGAGAAGGAGCCCGCCGCCTACGATGATCTCGTAAAGCTCACGGGCGAGGGCGCGTGTCCCGTCATTCTCGCGGACAGCGGCGAGTATGTGCGCGGCTTCGATCAGCCCGCCATCGACCGCCTCCTCGGCATCTAAGGAGGAACGGCTATGGTCAAGGTCTACTCCATCACGGTCTGCCCGTGGTGTGTCAAGGTCAAGAAGTACCTCAAATATCGCGGCATCCCCTACGAGGAGTTCAACATCGAGCAGGACGCGGCGGCGCGCGAGGAGTGCCGCCGTCTCTCGGGCGATACCATCGTTCCCGTGACAACGGTGGACGGCAAAGAGTTCGCTGTCAGCTATGACCGCGCAAAACTGGACAAGATTCTCGGGATTACAACATAATTGAATTTGAAAACGGTGTCTCTACACATCCTTGTGGAGACACCGTTTTTCGTTTTCTATTGCATCAGCCCGCCATCGTATTTCAGTGTGGCAAAGTAATCGTCAATCGTCTGGGCGCGGCGGATCAGTTCGATGCTGCCGTCCGTGCGGCGCAGGAGTTCGGCGCAGTGGAGTTTGCCGTTGTAGTTGAACCCCATCGCGCTGCCGTGTGCGCCCGTATCGTGGATGATGACCACATCGCCGATGTCGATCTGCGGGAGGGCGCGGTCGATGGCGAATTTGTCATTGTTCTCACAGAGCGAGCCCGTGATGTCATAAATGTGGTCGGCGGGCGCGTTCTCCTTGCCGAGCACAGTGATGTGGTGATATGCGCCGTACATGGCGGGGCGCATGAGGTTCGCCATGCAGGAGTCAAGCCCGATGTAGTGTTTATAGGTGTCCTTCCGATGGATCGCGGTGGAGACGAGCCAGCCCGCATCCCCCGTCATGGCACGCCCGCTCTCCGTTCGAAGCGCGACATCATCCAGTCCGACGGGTGCAAGGATCTCGTTGTAGAGCCGCCGAATGCCCGCGCCGACGGCGGTGTAGTTGACGGGGCTTTCCTCGGGGCGGTACGGGATGCCGAAACCGCCACCGAGGTTGATGAACGCGGGGTGAATGCCGAGCCGCGCCTTCATCTCCACCGCCAGCTCGAACATGATCCGCGCCGTGAGGAGGAACGCACCCGTGCGCCGCTCTGCCGAAATCACCATCGTATGCAGCCCGAAGTGCTGTACGCCCATCTCCCGCGCACGCGCATATGCCTCAAAGAGCTGCGGGCGCGTCAGCCCGTATTTCGCCTCCATCGGCTTGCCGATAATGTCGTTGCCCTCGATGAGGTCGCCCGGGTTATAGCGAAAGCTCAGCACTTCGGGCAGACCTGCATTCTTTGCCAGATAGTCCAGATGCGTGATGTCGTCAAGGTTGATGACCGCGCCGAGGTCGCGTGCCTTTTGGAACTCGTCGGCGGGGGTATCGTTCGAGGTGAGCATGATCTCCTCGCCCGTCACGCCCGCCGCCTCGGAGATGAGGAGTTCGGCGAGGCTGCTGCAGTCCGTCCCCGCGCCTTCCTCGTGGAGGATCTGCACGATGCGCGGGTTCGGCAGCGCCTTCACGGCGAAGTGCTCACGAAAGCCCGGCGCCCATGCAAAGGCATCGCGCAGACGGCGGAAATTCGCACGGATGGTCGCCTCGTCGTAGATGTGGAACGGGGTCGGGTATCGCTCGATCAGCGCGTGTGTCTCCTCGATGCTGAGCGGAAATGTCTTTTCGTTCATAATGTCCTCCCTCAAAACCCGCAAACAAGTTGTCCCATTATAGCAACGAAAAAACACCGCTGTCAACAAGGGATGCCTTGACGAAGCCGGCCACGCCTGTTTGCACCACGGGCATTTGCGTGGAATACGTACGTGGAGCCGCCCCGCAAAAGAAGGAAAATCCACCGAAAACGCGAATATGAAAAACATATATATCTCCATCACGGTTTCATTGGCAAGGAGGATGCATTTATGTTTGTTGCCGACTGTATGACCAAGAATCCCGTCACGATCCGTCCGGACGCGGGCATGGACGAGGCGGAAAAGCTCATGGACGAGGGGCATTTCCGCCGTCTGCCCGTTGTGGAGGACGGGAAGCTCGTCGGCTTTTTCACAAACCGCGATCTCCTGCGCGCCTCGCCCTCGTCGGCGACCACGTCCGACCGCCATGAGGTTCGCACCCTGCTCGCCAAGATCAAGGTCGCGGATGTCATGCAGAAGAACGTCATCTCCGTCACGGACACAATGACGATCGAGGAAGCGGCGCTCATCCTGGAGCGCAAGAAGATCGGCGGTCTGCCCGTCCTCTCCGAGGGAGGCGACCTCGTCGGCATCATCTCCTCCACAGACATCTTCCGCGCGTTCACCGTCGTCATGGGTCTCGACACCGGCAAGACGCGCCTTACCATCGACGTCGCCGACCAAATGGGGGTACTGCGCGACATCTCGACCATCCTTGCCAATCTCGACATCAACATCGACAGCATGGTCACGCTCCCGCAGCCGAACGGCACCTATCAAATCATCATCCGTGCCGACATCGACGACGTGGACACGGTCAAGAAACGCCTCTG of the Selenomonas dianae genome contains:
- a CDS encoding glutaredoxin family protein, with the protein product MIQVFSFDACPWCTKAKKYLDKKGVTYTVRDIEKEPAAYDDLVKLTGEGACPVILADSGEYVRGFDQPAIDRLLGI
- a CDS encoding glutaredoxin family protein — translated: MVKVYSITVCPWCVKVKKYLKYRGIPYEEFNIEQDAAAREECRRLSGDTIVPVTTVDGKEFAVSYDRAKLDKILGITT
- a CDS encoding diaminopimelate decarboxylase family protein — its product is MNEKTFPLSIEETHALIERYPTPFHIYDEATIRANFRRLRDAFAWAPGFREHFAVKALPNPRIVQILHEEGAGTDCSSLAELLISEAAGVTGEEIMLTSNDTPADEFQKARDLGAVINLDDITHLDYLAKNAGLPEVLSFRYNPGDLIEGNDIIGKPMEAKYGLTRPQLFEAYARAREMGVQHFGLHTMVISAERRTGAFLLTARIMFELAVEMKARLGIHPAFINLGGGFGIPYRPEESPVNYTAVGAGIRRLYNEILAPVGLDDVALRTESGRAMTGDAGWLVSTAIHRKDTYKHYIGLDSCMANLMRPAMYGAYHHITVLGKENAPADHIYDITGSLCENNDKFAIDRALPQIDIGDVVIIHDTGAHGSAMGFNYNGKLHCAELLRRTDGSIELIRRAQTIDDYFATLKYDGGLMQ
- a CDS encoding CBS domain-containing protein, producing the protein MFVADCMTKNPVTIRPDAGMDEAEKLMDEGHFRRLPVVEDGKLVGFFTNRDLLRASPSSATTSDRHEVRTLLAKIKVADVMQKNVISVTDTMTIEEAALILERKKIGGLPVLSEGGDLVGIISSTDIFRAFTVVMGLDTGKTRLTIDVADQMGVLRDISTILANLDINIDSMVTLPQPNGTYQIIIRADIDDVDTVKKRLWAKGFTVSHVTRIG